The following are encoded together in the Capsulimonas corticalis genome:
- a CDS encoding hydrolase — MASQIRRDPATDALLTPENAALVLIDYQAPQFNTVRSMDSGLLLANVVALAKTAKLFGLPIVLSTVGVASGANPDTVPTLLEALPGVPSIDRTSINAWEDAQFVAAVRATGRKKLIMGALWTEVCLAFPALDALKEGFEVFAVADAVGGTSIAAHETALQRVYQAGAQPVSWIGVLCELQRDWARTSTADGMVQISSEHGGSWGTEIALKRFLTRGAA, encoded by the coding sequence ATGGCAAGCCAGATTCGGCGCGATCCGGCCACGGACGCCCTTCTCACCCCGGAAAACGCGGCGCTCGTTCTGATCGACTATCAAGCGCCCCAGTTTAATACCGTGCGCTCCATGGACAGCGGACTGCTGCTCGCGAATGTCGTGGCGCTCGCCAAAACGGCGAAGCTCTTCGGACTGCCCATCGTTCTCTCGACGGTCGGCGTCGCGAGCGGAGCCAACCCGGACACTGTACCTACGCTTTTGGAGGCCCTGCCGGGCGTTCCATCGATCGACCGAACGAGTATCAATGCCTGGGAGGATGCGCAATTCGTCGCCGCCGTGCGAGCGACCGGCCGCAAGAAGCTGATCATGGGGGCGCTTTGGACGGAAGTCTGCCTGGCGTTTCCAGCACTGGACGCCTTGAAAGAGGGATTTGAAGTATTCGCGGTCGCCGATGCTGTGGGAGGCACGTCGATCGCGGCGCATGAAACCGCCTTGCAGCGAGTCTATCAGGCGGGAGCTCAGCCGGTCAGTTGGATTGGCGTGCTGTGTGAGCTGCAGCGCGATTGGGCGCGAACTTCCACGGCGGACGGGATGGTTCAAATCAGCAGCGAGCATGGCGGATCCTGGGGAACGGAGATCGCCCTCAAGCGATTCCTCACCCGGGGCGCCGCGTAA